Proteins encoded within one genomic window of Gasterosteus aculeatus chromosome 18, fGasAcu3.hap1.1, whole genome shotgun sequence:
- the LOC120808121 gene encoding E3 ubiquitin-protein ligase RNF19A isoform X4 encodes MKRPKQQTGPLSFLNFFTRKPKSEPKVERPLEAWPREEVAITLTPSEQPRQDLSLTAEEAGGEREEGGGPPPAAAAAAAAVEDNAAAAECTGGVLSGSTGVLSVSSSSQEQLLDEHLEECPLCLLSQPRCHFPRLTSCSHRTCSDCLRQYLRIEISESRVGIACPQCPETLAPLDVRAILDDQALLERYEEYQLRRYLAADPDTRWCPAPDCSYAVIAYGCAECPKLSCGREGCDTEFCYHCRQLWHPNQTCDQARRQRARHTSGGTDASTLYVFNEEPGGEEIKACPRCGAYIMKTNDGSCNRMNCTVCACQFCWLCMQEITDVHYLSPSGCTFWGKKPWSQTRKVLWQVGMLLGAPVVISLIAGIAIPVIIVGIPIYMGRKVHGRCKKNNISGSKHYLTVASGVMMSVFVSPVIAAITVGVGVPLMLTYVYGVVPMSLCRNGWCRPQSEPPETHKIQLEDLASFSDHWTGQNKSTPSDTSVQEVRVSVQEVGVLPSTSATPPELDSYEELDEATKPHGYSQSDCQVVIVPDPQATPLREGTNIEVRVEIETHPRGARQSSLSSILSSRSLSVESLGHSRSLSQDYLCASELEGRREGGEGEEQEGREKPGGDEGTVLPVFEIEGV; translated from the exons ATGAAGAGGCCCAAGCAGCAGACGGGGCCGCTGAGCTTCCTGAACTTCTTCACCAGGAAGCCCAAGTCGGAGCCAAAGGTCGAGAGGCCGTTggaggcgtggcccagggaggAGGTGGCCATCACCCTGACCCCGAGCGAGCAACCACGGCAG GACCTCAGCCTCACAGCAGAAGAGGCTGGAGGcgaaagagaagaaggaggaggtccgccacctgcagcggcggcggcggcggcggcagtcGAGGACAATGCCGCCGCAGCTGAGTGCACCGGCGGGGTCCTCAGCGGTTCCACCGGCGTCctgtccgtctcctcctccagccaggAGCAGCTGTTGGACGAGCACCTGGAGGAGTGCCCACTGTGCCTGCTCAGTCAACCACGTTGCCACTTCCCGCGACTCACCTCCTGCTCCCACCGAACGTGCTCCGACTGCCTCCGCCAGTACCTGCGCATCGAGATATCGGAGAGCCGGGTGGGCATCGCGTGCCCGCAGTGCCCCGAGACGCTGGCGCCGCTGGACGTCCGCGCCATCCTGGACGACCAGGCGCTGCTGGAGCGCTATGAGGAGTACCAGTTGAGGCGTTACCTGGCTGCTGATCCAGATACGCGCTGGTGCCCCGCGCCCGACTGCAG CTACGCAGTGATCGCTTACGGCTGCGCAGAGTGTCCCAAGCTGAGCTGTGGCCGCGAGGGATGCGACACGGAGTTCTGCTACCACTGTCGCCAGCTCTGGCACCCCAACCAGACGTGCGACCAGGCCCGGCGCCAGCGAGCCCGCCACACCTCCGGCGGCACCGACGCCTCCACGCTCTACGTCTTCAATGAAGAACCTGGAGGAG AGGAGATCAAAGCGTGCCCTCGCTGCGGCGCCTACATCATGAAGACCAACGACGGCAGCTGTAACCGCATGAACTGCACTGTGTGTGCCTGCCAGTTCTGCTGGCTGTGTATGCAGGAGATCACCGACGTGCACTACCTCAG CCCCTCAGGATGTACATTTTGGGGTAAGAAGCCGTGGTCTCAGACCCGAAAGGTCCTCTGGCAGGTGGGCATGCTGCTGGGAGCCCCGGTGGTCATCTCCCTCATAGCGGGCATCGCCATCCCGGTCATCATCGTGGGCATACCAATCTACATGGGCCGCAAG GTCCATGGTCGCTGCAAGAAAAACAATATCTCAGGAAGTAAGCACTACTTGACTGTGGCAAGTGGGGTTATGATGTCAGTGTTTGTGTCACCGGTCATAGCGGCTATCACTGTGG GTGTGGGTGTGCCACTAATGCTGACTTATGTGTATGGGGTCGTCCCCATGTCGCTCTGTAGGAACGGTTGGTGTCGACCGCAGAGTGAGCCCCCCGAAACACACAAAATCCAACTGGAGGACTTAGCCAGCT TCAGCGACCACTGGACGGGTCAGAACAAATCCACGCCCAGCGACACCAGTGTCCAGGAAGTCCGAGTCAGCGTGCAGGAAGTGGGCGTCCTGCCCAGTACGAGCGCCACGCCCCCTGAGCTGGATAGCTACGAGGAATTGGATGAAGCCACGAAACCCCATGGATACAGCCAATCGGACTGCCAGGTGGTTATTGTGCCTGACCCACAAGCGACACCTTTGAG GGAAGGGACAAACATTGAGGTCCGTGTGGAAATTGAGACCCATCCCAGAGGCGCCCGGCAGTCCAGCCTCAGTAGCATCCTGTCTAGCCGAAGCTTGTCGGTGGAGTCCCTGGGACACTCGCGGTCCCTGTCCCAAGACTACCTGTGTGCCTCAGAACTGGAGGGAAGACGAGAGggcggagaaggagaggagcaggagggcagAGAGAAACCAGGAGGGGACGAAGGGACCGTCCTGCCTGTCTTTGAAATAGAAGGTGTATGA
- the LOC120808121 gene encoding E3 ubiquitin-protein ligase RNF19A isoform X5, protein MKRPKQQTGPLSFLNFFTRKPKSEPKVERPLEAWPREEVAITLTPSEQPRQDLSLTAEEAGGEREEGGGPPPAAAAAAAAVEDNAAAAECTGGVLSGSTGVLSVSSSSQEQLLDEHLEECPLCLLSQPRCHFPRLTSCSHRTCSDCLRQYLRIEISESRVGIACPQCPETLAPLDVRAILDDQALLERYEEYQLRRYLAADPDTRWCPAPDCSYAVIAYGCAECPKLSCGREGCDTEFCYHCRQLWHPNQTCDQARRQRARHTSGGTDASTLYVFNEEPGGDAEEIKACPRCGAYIMKTNDGSCNRMNCTVCACQFCWLCMQEITDVHYLSPSGCTFWGKKPWSQTRKVLWQVGMLLGAPVVISLIAGIAIPVIIVGIPIYMGRKVHGRCKKNNISGSVGVPLMLTYVYGVVPMSLCRNGWCRPQSEPPETHKIQLEDLASYLLFSHVVSDHWTGQNKSTPSDTSVQEVRVSVQEVGVLPSTSATPPELDSYEELDEATKPHGYSQSDCQVVIVPDPQATPLREGTNIEVRVEIETHPRGARQSSLSSILSSRSLSVESLGHSRSLSQDYLCASELEGRREGGEGEEQEGREKPGGDEGTVLPVFEIEGV, encoded by the exons ATGAAGAGGCCCAAGCAGCAGACGGGGCCGCTGAGCTTCCTGAACTTCTTCACCAGGAAGCCCAAGTCGGAGCCAAAGGTCGAGAGGCCGTTggaggcgtggcccagggaggAGGTGGCCATCACCCTGACCCCGAGCGAGCAACCACGGCAG GACCTCAGCCTCACAGCAGAAGAGGCTGGAGGcgaaagagaagaaggaggaggtccgccacctgcagcggcggcggcggcggcggcagtcGAGGACAATGCCGCCGCAGCTGAGTGCACCGGCGGGGTCCTCAGCGGTTCCACCGGCGTCctgtccgtctcctcctccagccaggAGCAGCTGTTGGACGAGCACCTGGAGGAGTGCCCACTGTGCCTGCTCAGTCAACCACGTTGCCACTTCCCGCGACTCACCTCCTGCTCCCACCGAACGTGCTCCGACTGCCTCCGCCAGTACCTGCGCATCGAGATATCGGAGAGCCGGGTGGGCATCGCGTGCCCGCAGTGCCCCGAGACGCTGGCGCCGCTGGACGTCCGCGCCATCCTGGACGACCAGGCGCTGCTGGAGCGCTATGAGGAGTACCAGTTGAGGCGTTACCTGGCTGCTGATCCAGATACGCGCTGGTGCCCCGCGCCCGACTGCAG CTACGCAGTGATCGCTTACGGCTGCGCAGAGTGTCCCAAGCTGAGCTGTGGCCGCGAGGGATGCGACACGGAGTTCTGCTACCACTGTCGCCAGCTCTGGCACCCCAACCAGACGTGCGACCAGGCCCGGCGCCAGCGAGCCCGCCACACCTCCGGCGGCACCGACGCCTCCACGCTCTACGTCTTCAATGAAGAACCTGGAGGAG ATGCAGAGGAGATCAAAGCGTGCCCTCGCTGCGGCGCCTACATCATGAAGACCAACGACGGCAGCTGTAACCGCATGAACTGCACTGTGTGTGCCTGCCAGTTCTGCTGGCTGTGTATGCAGGAGATCACCGACGTGCACTACCTCAG CCCCTCAGGATGTACATTTTGGGGTAAGAAGCCGTGGTCTCAGACCCGAAAGGTCCTCTGGCAGGTGGGCATGCTGCTGGGAGCCCCGGTGGTCATCTCCCTCATAGCGGGCATCGCCATCCCGGTCATCATCGTGGGCATACCAATCTACATGGGCCGCAAG GTCCATGGTCGCTGCAAGAAAAACAATATCTCAGGAA GTGTGGGTGTGCCACTAATGCTGACTTATGTGTATGGGGTCGTCCCCATGTCGCTCTGTAGGAACGGTTGGTGTCGACCGCAGAGTGAGCCCCCCGAAACACACAAAATCCAACTGGAGGACTTAGCCAGCT ATCTTCTATTCTCCCATGTAGTCAGCGACCACTGGACGGGTCAGAACAAATCCACGCCCAGCGACACCAGTGTCCAGGAAGTCCGAGTCAGCGTGCAGGAAGTGGGCGTCCTGCCCAGTACGAGCGCCACGCCCCCTGAGCTGGATAGCTACGAGGAATTGGATGAAGCCACGAAACCCCATGGATACAGCCAATCGGACTGCCAGGTGGTTATTGTGCCTGACCCACAAGCGACACCTTTGAG GGAAGGGACAAACATTGAGGTCCGTGTGGAAATTGAGACCCATCCCAGAGGCGCCCGGCAGTCCAGCCTCAGTAGCATCCTGTCTAGCCGAAGCTTGTCGGTGGAGTCCCTGGGACACTCGCGGTCCCTGTCCCAAGACTACCTGTGTGCCTCAGAACTGGAGGGAAGACGAGAGggcggagaaggagaggagcaggagggcagAGAGAAACCAGGAGGGGACGAAGGGACCGTCCTGCCTGTCTTTGAAATAGAAGGTGTATGA